ATTTAACTGGATAGACCCGAGACCTTATCTAACTAAGGTTAATCCTGAATTTCCCACTCGTAAACCAGGTGTAGTTGAAAAATGCCTTTTCTGTTATGAAAGGTTAGATGAGGGAAAAATCCCAGCTTGCGTTGAAGCTTGCAAATCTCAAGCTTTAATTTTTGGAGATTTGAATGACCCCGAGTCCGAGATTAATAAAATTTTAAAAGAAAGAGTAAGCTTAACGAGAAAACCTGAACTTGGAACAAATCCGTCAGTTTTTTATGTAATTTAAATCCTATTTATATTAGGGAGGGAGACAGATGCTTGAACATGCACTTAAAGGCTCTAAGAAATATTGGTTATGGCTTGGATTCTTAGGTATTTTTATAATAACAGGAGCCTATTTTTATTTACAACAGTTAAAAATAGGCCTTGGAATAACTGGAATGAGTAGAGATGTATCTTGGGCTTTTTATATCGCCAATTTCACCTTTCTGGTTGGAGTGGCTGCCTCAGCAGTTACTATAGTCCTTCCATATTATTGGCATAATCATAAAGTTTACGGAAAAATGACAATCTTAGGTGAATTTTTGGCTGTCTCTGCTGTAACAATGTGTTTATTATTTGTAGTAATTGATATGGGACAACCTATGCGTGTCTTTAATGTTCTTAGATATCCAACACCTAATTCTATCCTTTTTTACGATGTTATAGTTTTGAATGGATACTTTATATTAAATTTAATTTGTGCCTGGACAGCCTTGCATTCTTATTATAAAGATTCAAGTTATCCATCCTGGTTAAAACCTGTAATATTTTTAGCTATTATATGGGCACCTTTTATTCATATAGTTACCGCATTTATTTATCAAGGCTTACCTGGTAGACATTATTGGCTTTCTGCAATTATGGCTCCTAAATTTTTAGTTTCAGCTTTTTCTTCAGGACCAGCATTACTTATTATTCTTGCAGCATTAATAAAAAAAGTAGCCAATTTTGATATTGGTGAGAAGGCCTTTGAGACCTTAGGTAAAACAATGACTTATTTTTACCTGGCTTTTCTGGGCTTTTATCTTTTTGAGGTTTTTACATCTTTCTATAGTGGAATACCTGGACATAAAGCACCTTTTATTTATCTTTTTGTTGGATATGAAGGGCATGCTGAATGGGTGCCTTTTATGTGGACAGCGGTTATTTTAGCTATTATATCTCTTATTATACTTCTTAATCCTCGCACAAGAAAAAACCAGACTTTACTGGTTCTTGCAGCTTTTACTGTTTTTTTCAGTGCCTATATAGAAAAAGGAATAGGTTTGGTAACCGGTGGATTTACACCCAATCCCTTTGAAACTGTTACACCTTATCGTCCAACCCTTCCCGAGGTCCTTATATCATTGGGAGTTTGGTCAACTGGGTTTTTGGTTCTGACGGTGCTTTATAAAATTACTATTGAAGTAGATAAGAGAAAAAATCTGGCAGTTAAACTGAAAGGTTAAAATAAATTATAGCGTCTTATCATAAAAGGGGGATTTCCCCCCTTCTTTTTTTATAATTTTGTATTATTTTTATAAACTATGAGTTTAATTTTCAACATTCCCCGCTTAATTATTTCCTCTCATAAAGGTGGTGCAGGAAAAACCATCTTCACTCTCGGCCTAATTCAAATCCTGAAAGAAAAAGGATATAAAATTGCTCCCTTCAAAAAAGGACCAGACTATATTGATGCTGGCTGGTTAAGTAAAATTTCTGGAACTCCCTGTAGAAATCTTGATCTTTTTTTATTTGATAAAAAGCATAATTTTTATTCCTTTTTTAGGGGAGCGGAAAAAGCTGATTTAGCAATTATAGAGGGAAACAGGGGCTTATATGACGGTGTTGATGAATATGGTAGCTGCAGTTCCGCTGAGTTAGCCAAACTCCTTAAAGCTCCTATCATTCTTGTTCTTGACTGTACTAAAGCCACAAGAAGTATGGCAGCTCTTTTAAAAGGGTTTCTTGAGTTTGATACTGAAATCCCCATAAAAGGTGTGGTATTAAATAATATTGCAAGACCTCGCCATGAAAATATTATTAGAAGTTCAATTGAAAAATATACAGAGACTAAAGTTTTAGGTGTTATTCCTCGTTTAAAGAATGTTGTTAAGGAAAGAC
This window of the Caldimicrobium thiodismutans genome carries:
- the dsrP gene encoding sulfate reduction electron transfer complex DsrMKJOP subunit DsrP, translated to MLEHALKGSKKYWLWLGFLGIFIITGAYFYLQQLKIGLGITGMSRDVSWAFYIANFTFLVGVAASAVTIVLPYYWHNHKVYGKMTILGEFLAVSAVTMCLLFVVIDMGQPMRVFNVLRYPTPNSILFYDVIVLNGYFILNLICAWTALHSYYKDSSYPSWLKPVIFLAIIWAPFIHIVTAFIYQGLPGRHYWLSAIMAPKFLVSAFSSGPALLIILAALIKKVANFDIGEKAFETLGKTMTYFYLAFLGFYLFEVFTSFYSGIPGHKAPFIYLFVGYEGHAEWVPFMWTAVILAIISLIILLNPRTRKNQTLLVLAAFTVFFSAYIEKGIGLVTGGFTPNPFETVTPYRPTLPEVLISLGVWSTGFLVLTVLYKITIEVDKRKNLAVKLKG